A portion of the Juglans microcarpa x Juglans regia isolate MS1-56 chromosome 1D, Jm3101_v1.0, whole genome shotgun sequence genome contains these proteins:
- the LOC121257249 gene encoding uncharacterized protein LOC121257249: MEGRVCEDQADKPWKHGLVTFAAFLLFGSAPLLSFIVLIPFTHSDTLKFVGACVLTAVALALLSLAKAKIAGQNYAFSMVVTLFNGAIAAAAAYSLGWLPAHQCAGLE, encoded by the coding sequence ATGGAAGGGAGAGTTTGTGAAGACCAAGCAGACAAGCCTTGGAAGCATGGTCTCGTCACCTTTGCGGCCTTCCTTTTATTTGGGAGTGCTCCTCTTCTCTCTTTCATCGTCCTTATCCCTTTCACCCACAGCGACACCCTCAAGTTTGTGGGTGCATGTGTCCTTACTGCAGTCGCACTCGCGCTGCTCAGCCTAGCGAAGGCCAAGATTGCAGGCCAGAATTATGCATTTTCTATGGTTGTTACTCTCTTCAATGGCGCCATTGCTGCAGCTGCTGCATACTCCCTGGGCTGGCTCCCTGCTCACCAATGTGCCGGCCTGGAGTAA